The Bryobacteraceae bacterium genome includes a window with the following:
- a CDS encoding tungsten formylmethanofuran dehydrogenase subunit E: protein MATAKPATVPVTTPVPDYCGLDRETFQRAFRIMQMSRRLDDREVMLKRQNRIFFQISGAGHEAIQTAAGLALRPGYDWFHLYYRDRALALALGVTAEDMLLESVGAAAGPASGGRQMPSHWSSPALHIFTGSSPTGTQYLQAVGCAEASRYLRPESDEVTLVCGGEGSTSEGEFWEALNAACLNRLPVIFLIEDNGWAISVPVEKQTPGASISKLVSGFPDLKIIECDGTDFLASFRAMKEAEAHARSGRGPALVHAHCIRPYSHSLSDDERLYKTEAERAAEAARDPIIQFPRWLIAENLLEEVSYKRICHEVDLEIAQITERVLKADPPAPSTALRYLYSPDFDPCSPALEAEPAFDGEPRTMVDEINLTLAEEMERNPNIVVFGEDVADCSREENLREVKGKGGVFKATHGLQARFGSRRVFNAPIAEAAIVGRAIGMASRGMKPVVEIQFFDYIWPAMMQIRDELANIRWRSNNGWKAPAVIRVAIGGYLNGGAIYHSQCGEVSFTHIPGLRVVFPSSALDACGLLRTAIRCDDPVLFLEHKRLYREPYNRSPHPGPDFTIPFGKARVVKPGDDLTIITYGMTVQKSLVAASWIEQKRPDLSIEILDLRTLAPYDWEAIARSVRKTSRALVVHEDMLSFGYGAEIAARIAGELFEHLDAPVARVAALDTWVGYHPELEDAILPQTQDIQREAERLLSY from the coding sequence ATGGCGACCGCCAAGCCTGCCACTGTGCCCGTGACCACGCCCGTTCCCGACTACTGCGGCCTCGACCGCGAGACGTTCCAGCGCGCCTTCCGCATCATGCAGATGTCGCGGCGGCTGGACGACCGCGAAGTGATGCTGAAGCGGCAGAACCGGATCTTCTTCCAGATCAGCGGCGCCGGTCATGAAGCCATCCAGACGGCGGCGGGGCTGGCGCTGCGGCCCGGCTACGACTGGTTCCACCTCTACTATCGCGACCGCGCGCTGGCCCTGGCGCTGGGAGTCACGGCGGAGGACATGCTTCTGGAGAGCGTGGGCGCGGCGGCGGGTCCGGCGTCTGGCGGAAGGCAGATGCCGTCGCACTGGTCTTCGCCGGCGCTGCACATCTTCACCGGATCCTCGCCCACGGGGACCCAGTATCTGCAGGCCGTCGGCTGCGCCGAGGCCTCGCGCTACCTGCGGCCGGAGTCGGACGAGGTGACGCTCGTCTGCGGCGGCGAGGGCTCCACCAGCGAAGGCGAATTCTGGGAGGCGCTGAACGCCGCCTGCCTGAACCGGCTGCCGGTGATTTTCCTGATCGAAGACAACGGCTGGGCCATCTCCGTCCCCGTGGAGAAGCAGACGCCGGGTGCGAGCATCTCGAAGCTGGTGTCCGGTTTTCCCGATCTCAAGATCATCGAGTGCGACGGCACCGATTTCCTCGCCTCCTTCCGGGCAATGAAAGAAGCGGAAGCGCACGCACGCTCCGGCCGGGGTCCCGCGCTCGTCCATGCGCACTGCATCCGGCCCTACTCGCACTCGCTCAGCGACGATGAACGGCTGTACAAGACCGAAGCCGAGCGCGCCGCCGAGGCCGCCCGCGATCCCATCATTCAGTTCCCGCGCTGGCTGATCGCGGAAAACCTGCTGGAAGAGGTCTCCTACAAGCGGATCTGCCATGAAGTGGACCTGGAAATCGCGCAGATCACCGAGCGCGTGCTGAAGGCCGATCCGCCCGCCCCTTCAACGGCCCTTCGTTACCTGTATTCGCCCGACTTCGATCCCTGCTCGCCCGCGCTGGAAGCGGAACCCGCCTTCGATGGCGAGCCGCGCACGATGGTCGATGAGATCAACCTGACGCTAGCCGAGGAGATGGAGCGCAACCCGAACATCGTCGTCTTCGGCGAAGACGTGGCTGACTGCAGCCGCGAGGAGAACCTGCGCGAGGTGAAGGGCAAAGGCGGCGTGTTCAAGGCGACGCACGGGCTGCAGGCGCGGTTCGGCTCGAGGCGCGTCTTCAACGCGCCGATCGCGGAGGCGGCCATCGTAGGCCGCGCCATCGGCATGGCCAGCCGGGGCATGAAGCCGGTGGTCGAGATCCAGTTCTTCGACTACATCTGGCCGGCGATGATGCAGATCCGCGACGAGCTGGCCAACATCCGCTGGCGCTCCAACAACGGCTGGAAAGCGCCGGCCGTGATCCGCGTGGCGATCGGCGGGTATCTGAACGGCGGCGCGATCTATCACAGCCAGTGCGGGGAGGTGTCTTTCACGCACATCCCCGGGCTGCGCGTCGTTTTCCCCTCCAGCGCGCTGGACGCATGCGGACTGCTCCGCACGGCGATCCGCTGCGACGACCCGGTGCTGTTTCTGGAACACAAGCGCCTCTACCGCGAGCCTTACAACCGCAGCCCGCATCCGGGACCGGATTTCACCATTCCTTTCGGCAAGGCGCGCGTGGTGAAGCCGGGCGATGATCTGACGATCATCACCTACGGAATGACGGTGCAGAAGTCGCTGGTGGCGGCGTCCTGGATCGAACAGAAACGGCCGGATTTGTCGATCGAGATTCTTGATCTGCGGACGCTGGCCCCCTACGACTGGGAGGCGATCGCGCGGAGCGTGCGGAAAACGAGCCGCGCGCTCGTCGTGCACGAGGACATGCTCAGCTTCGGCTACGGAGCCGAGATTGCGGCGCGCATCGCCGGCGAGCTCTTCGAACACCTCGATGCGCCGGTGGCGCGCGTGGCGGCTCTGGACACGTGGGTCGGGTACCACCCGGAGCTGGAAGACGCGATTCTGCCGCAGACGCAGGACATCCAGCGCGAGGCCGAGCGGCTGCTGTCCTACTGA
- the serS gene encoding serine--tRNA ligase, which yields MHDLGHFRANLDAIAARLADRGFALDVEEFRSLDARRRAAVTEAEELRARRNAESQEIGRRKKAGEDTSALQAEVRALGDRIAELEEQVKALDEEFRSRLAAIPNVPHESVPKGASSDDNVEIKRWGEPREFSFEPKSHWDLGPQLGILDFERAAKITGARFAVYMGAGAKLERALINFMLDLHTREHGYTEVLPPFLVNSGSLYGTGQLPKFAADLFKCENFDFWLIPTAEVPVTNLHREETLDGDALPIRYCAFTPCFRSEAGSYGRDVRGIIRQHQFQKVELVNFTRPDQSYEALEQLTESAEHVLEKLGLPYRRVVLCAGDMGFASAKTYDLEVWMPGQQAFREISSCSNFESFQARRAGIRFRSGKGKAEYAHTLNGSGLAVGRTWVAVVENYQQQDGSVVLPEALRPYLNAELIDAKGQLR from the coding sequence ATGCACGATCTCGGCCATTTTCGCGCAAATCTGGACGCCATTGCGGCCCGCCTGGCGGACCGCGGCTTCGCGCTGGACGTTGAAGAATTCCGTTCGTTGGATGCCCGCCGCCGCGCCGCCGTCACAGAAGCCGAAGAACTCCGCGCCCGGCGCAACGCGGAGAGCCAGGAGATCGGGCGGCGCAAGAAGGCGGGCGAGGACACGTCAGCCCTGCAGGCGGAAGTGCGCGCCCTCGGCGACCGCATCGCGGAACTGGAGGAGCAGGTCAAAGCCCTCGACGAAGAGTTCCGCTCGCGCCTTGCCGCAATCCCCAACGTGCCCCATGAAAGCGTTCCAAAGGGCGCATCCAGCGACGACAACGTCGAAATCAAACGCTGGGGCGAGCCGCGCGAGTTCTCCTTCGAGCCCAAATCCCACTGGGATCTCGGCCCGCAGCTCGGCATTCTCGACTTCGAACGCGCCGCCAAAATCACCGGCGCGCGTTTCGCCGTTTACATGGGCGCAGGCGCGAAACTCGAGCGCGCGCTCATCAACTTCATGCTCGATCTGCACACGCGCGAGCACGGCTACACGGAAGTCCTGCCGCCGTTTCTCGTCAACTCCGGCTCGCTCTACGGCACTGGCCAGCTGCCCAAGTTCGCCGCCGATCTGTTCAAGTGCGAGAACTTCGATTTCTGGCTGATTCCCACGGCGGAAGTGCCGGTCACGAACCTCCACCGCGAGGAGACGCTGGACGGCGACGCGCTGCCCATCCGCTATTGCGCCTTCACGCCGTGCTTCCGCAGCGAGGCAGGCTCGTACGGGCGCGACGTGCGCGGCATCATCCGCCAGCACCAGTTCCAGAAAGTGGAGCTCGTCAACTTCACGCGGCCCGATCAGAGTTACGAGGCGCTGGAGCAGCTCACCGAAAGCGCCGAGCATGTGCTCGAAAAGCTCGGCCTGCCCTACCGCCGCGTGGTGTTGTGCGCGGGCGACATGGGCTTCGCTTCAGCCAAGACATACGATCTCGAAGTCTGGATGCCCGGCCAGCAGGCTTTCCGCGAGATCAGCTCGTGCTCGAATTTCGAGAGCTTCCAGGCGCGCCGCGCCGGCATCCGCTTCCGCTCGGGCAAAGGCAAGGCGGAGTACGCGCACACGCTCAACGGCAGCGGCCTCGCCGTCGGCCGCACGTGGGTGGCGGTCGTCGAAAACTATCAGCAGCAGGACGGCTCCGTGGTGCTCCCCGAAGCGCTGCGGCCATACCTGAACGCCGAACTGATCGACGCGAAGGGCCAGCTGCGCTGA
- the rhaB gene encoding rhamnulokinase gives MSRYLAFDLGAESGRAILGTLENGRLELEELHRFLNEPVRLPDGLYWDTFRLFHDIREGLRIAGRERRLKLDGVAVDTWGVDFGLLDINGELCLNPRHYRDPRNQAAYEEALSKAGREKIFAETGIQFMALNSLYQLYAARRAASPGLWSASRLLFMPDLFNYWLCGEQANELTIASTSQFFNPASKQWSMELFDALGLPKAILGRVLPPGQRLGVLLDEICSTCALDPVPVFTTASHDTASAVAAVPAAGDRPWCYISSGTWSLMGVEADAPVINEKSLAMNLTNEIGVEGRIRLLKNIAGLWIVQECRRQWLLEGREYSYAELTEMAAGAPPFVAVIDPDQFIEPGTMPRRIAEFCRKTGQKEPESHAQFIRVALESLALRYRQVLEMIEELTGLKIEVIHIVGGGSRNGLLNHFVASATGRTVVAGPAEATAAGNILVQAMGAGEIDGLSALRRVVRDSFYLETIEPRPDSTWDRAYEKFLRLQQSSAA, from the coding sequence ATGTCCCGATATCTGGCTTTTGACCTTGGCGCCGAGAGCGGCCGGGCCATTCTGGGAACACTGGAAAACGGCCGTCTTGAGCTGGAGGAACTGCACCGTTTTCTGAATGAGCCCGTGCGGCTGCCGGACGGTCTGTACTGGGATACGTTCCGGCTCTTTCACGACATCCGCGAGGGTTTGCGGATCGCCGGCCGCGAGCGGCGGCTGAAGCTCGACGGCGTGGCGGTCGACACGTGGGGCGTGGATTTCGGCCTTCTGGACATCAACGGCGAACTGTGCCTCAACCCCCGGCACTACCGCGATCCGCGCAACCAGGCTGCTTACGAAGAGGCGCTTTCCAAAGCCGGACGCGAGAAGATCTTCGCTGAGACGGGCATCCAGTTCATGGCGCTGAACTCGCTGTACCAGCTGTATGCGGCCCGGCGCGCCGCCTCGCCGGGGCTGTGGTCGGCCTCGCGTCTGCTGTTCATGCCGGACCTGTTCAACTACTGGCTCTGCGGCGAGCAGGCCAACGAGCTGACCATCGCCTCCACGTCGCAGTTCTTCAACCCGGCTTCGAAACAGTGGTCGATGGAACTGTTTGACGCGCTGGGTCTGCCGAAAGCGATCCTCGGCCGCGTGCTCCCGCCGGGACAGCGGCTGGGCGTGCTGCTCGACGAGATCTGTTCCACCTGCGCTCTGGATCCGGTGCCGGTGTTCACAACGGCGAGCCACGATACGGCCTCGGCCGTGGCGGCTGTGCCTGCCGCCGGAGACCGCCCGTGGTGCTACATCAGTTCTGGCACCTGGTCATTGATGGGCGTGGAGGCCGACGCGCCGGTGATCAACGAAAAATCGCTGGCGATGAACCTGACCAACGAGATTGGCGTCGAGGGCAGGATCCGTCTGCTGAAGAACATCGCCGGCCTCTGGATTGTGCAGGAATGCCGGCGGCAGTGGCTGCTCGAGGGCAGGGAATACAGCTACGCGGAACTGACGGAAATGGCTGCCGGCGCGCCGCCGTTTGTGGCGGTTATTGATCCGGATCAGTTCATCGAGCCCGGAACAATGCCGCGCCGCATCGCCGAGTTCTGCCGGAAAACCGGGCAGAAGGAACCGGAATCGCATGCTCAGTTCATCCGCGTGGCGCTGGAAAGCCTCGCCTTGAGATACCGTCAGGTGCTCGAGATGATCGAAGAACTGACGGGGCTGAAGATCGAGGTGATCCACATTGTCGGAGGCGGTTCGCGCAACGGCCTGCTGAACCATTTCGTGGCGTCAGCGACAGGCCGCACGGTCGTCGCGGGTCCGGCCGAAGCCACCGCGGCCGGCAACATCCTTGTGCAGGCCATGGGCGCAGGGGAAATCGACGGCCTGTCGGCGCTGCGCCGCGTCGTGCGCGACTCCTTCTATCTCGAAACGATCGAGCCGCGCCCGGATTCCACCTGGGACCGGGCATACGAAAAATTCCTCCGGCTCCAGCAGTCGTCCGCCGCCTGA
- the gutB gene encoding sorbitol dehydrogenase: MRSVPLVAPRRLELVQAPLPEGPRAGELLLQMRAVGLCGSDLHWWAEGRIHSTPARYPQILGHEPVGEVVAAGAGVQGFRQGDLVSVEPSLTCGHCEFCIAGRHNLCVHARFQGGPEAPGFLRDYAVIPVHNADRVPAGLTVHQATLIEPLAVWVHVFELEPVRLGDTVAVLGAGSIGLLGIAMAKQAGAEMVLAGDRVPHRIELAKRMGADEAVPVRDFRELVMDRTRGRGADLVYDAAGAPETIALGLQCVRPGGSFVLIGIPEPLEFAVDLHAALAKELRIQAIRRSNHKGAQAAALLASGRIPTDLITHRLPLERAQEGFEILHSYADGVGKLIFDFDLKD; this comes from the coding sequence ATGAGAAGCGTTCCCCTGGTGGCGCCGCGGCGGCTGGAACTGGTGCAGGCCCCTCTGCCTGAAGGTCCGCGCGCCGGCGAACTGCTCCTGCAGATGCGTGCCGTCGGGCTGTGCGGCTCCGATCTGCACTGGTGGGCCGAAGGCCGCATCCACTCGACGCCCGCCCGGTATCCGCAGATTCTCGGTCACGAGCCGGTGGGTGAAGTGGTTGCCGCCGGTGCTGGAGTGCAGGGGTTCCGCCAGGGGGATCTCGTCTCCGTCGAACCTTCCCTGACGTGCGGCCATTGCGAATTCTGCATCGCCGGCAGGCACAACCTGTGCGTGCATGCGCGCTTCCAGGGCGGTCCGGAAGCGCCCGGATTCCTGCGCGACTACGCCGTGATTCCCGTGCACAACGCGGACCGCGTGCCGGCGGGGCTCACGGTGCATCAGGCCACGCTGATCGAGCCGCTGGCCGTGTGGGTGCACGTGTTTGAACTCGAGCCCGTCCGCCTCGGCGATACGGTGGCCGTGCTCGGGGCGGGCTCCATCGGGCTGCTGGGAATCGCCATGGCAAAACAGGCCGGGGCGGAAATGGTTTTGGCGGGCGACAGGGTTCCGCACCGCATTGAACTGGCAAAGCGCATGGGCGCGGATGAGGCGGTGCCCGTGCGCGACTTCCGGGAGCTGGTCATGGACCGCACGCGCGGGCGGGGCGCCGATCTCGTCTACGACGCGGCGGGCGCTCCGGAGACGATTGCCCTCGGATTGCAATGCGTCCGCCCCGGCGGTTCGTTTGTCCTGATTGGCATCCCCGAGCCGCTGGAGTTCGCGGTGGACTTGCACGCGGCGCTGGCGAAGGAATTGCGCATCCAGGCCATCCGGCGCTCGAACCACAAGGGCGCGCAGGCCGCCGCCCTGCTCGCTTCAGGCAGGATTCCCACGGATCTGATCACGCACCGCCTCCCGCTCGAACGGGCCCAGGAAGGCTTCGAAATCCTGCATTCCTACGCGGACGGGGTGGGGAAACTCATTTTTGATTTCGACCTGAAGGACTGA
- a CDS encoding haloacid dehalogenase has protein sequence MIRTLIFDLGRVIVPFDFRRGYDRMSQQCGLAPEEIRERLKSDGLVRAFESGAIDGREFHRRVARLLETDVPYDQFCEIWFSVFLPETLIADRFVESLHARYRLVLLSNTNPIHFEMIRARYPILRHFDAYVLSYEVGAMKPEPRIYAAAIEAAQCAPPECFFTDDIPEYVEGARQAGIDAVVFEGAEALERELRARGIVWDQ, from the coding sequence GTGATCCGCACGCTGATCTTCGACCTAGGCCGCGTCATCGTCCCGTTTGATTTCCGCCGCGGCTACGACCGGATGTCGCAGCAGTGCGGCCTCGCGCCCGAGGAAATCCGCGAGAGGCTCAAGTCCGACGGGCTCGTCCGCGCCTTCGAATCCGGGGCCATCGACGGACGCGAATTCCACCGCCGCGTGGCCCGGCTGCTCGAAACGGACGTCCCCTACGACCAATTCTGCGAGATCTGGTTCAGCGTGTTTCTGCCCGAGACTCTCATCGCCGACCGCTTCGTCGAGTCCCTCCACGCGCGCTACCGGCTGGTTCTGCTTTCCAACACGAACCCGATCCATTTCGAGATGATCCGCGCCCGGTACCCGATCCTGCGCCATTTCGATGCGTACGTGCTTTCCTACGAAGTCGGCGCAATGAAGCCCGAACCCCGGATTTATGCCGCAGCCATTGAGGCGGCGCAGTGCGCCCCTCCAGAGTGCTTCTTCACCGACGACATCCCCGAGTACGTGGAAGGCGCCCGGCAGGCAGGCATCGACGCCGTCGTCTTCGAAGGCGCGGAGGCGCTCGAGCGCGAACTCCGCGCCCGCGGCATCGTCTGGGATCAGTAG